The following coding sequences lie in one Globicephala melas chromosome 15, mGloMel1.2, whole genome shotgun sequence genomic window:
- the ERN2 gene encoding serine/threonine-protein kinase/endoribonuclease IRE2, whose amino-acid sequence MASAARGSGPWSPFLLQLAALLGTLEPQVQTFTPENLLFVSTLDGSLHALIKQTGDLKWTLKEDPIIQGPMYVTETAFLSDPADGSLYILGTQKQQGLMRLPFTIPELVHASPCRSSDGVFYTGRKQDAWFVVDPESGKTQMTLTTERPSTPRLYIGRTQYTVTMHDPRAPALCWNTTYRRYAAAPVDGSPGKYTSYLASCGMGLLLTVDPGSGAVLWTQDLGVPVVGVYTWHQDSLRQLPHLTLARDTLHFLALRWGHIQLPASGPQDTATHFSALDTQLLMTLYVGKDEAGFYVSKALVHTGVALVPRGLTLAPTDGPTTDEVTLQVSGEREGSPSTAVRYPSGSTALPSQWLLIGHHEPPPVLHTTMLRFHPTPGSGTSGTRPSGGTQAPALFLELLSLSREEPSNLELHPEEKTPDLHPGLGPQDLLAASLTALLLGGWILFLMRQQQQQLAEKQWQQASLAPAGPSHISQDAQSQPSGATPRSRKRFQNPPEQDQPLEDPEAEQLTVVGKISFNPKDVLGRGAGGTFVFRGQFEGRAVAVKRLLRECFGLVRREVQMLQESDRHPNVLRYFCTERGPQFHYIALELCRASLREYVEHPETDRWGLEPGMALQQLMAGLAHLHSLHIVHRDLKPGNVLITGPDSQGQGRVVLSDFGLCKKLPAGRCSFSLHSGVPGTEGWMAPELLQLLPPDSPTSAVDIFSAGCVFYYVLSSGSHPFGESLYRQANILAGSPCLAHLEEEAHDKVVAWNLVEAMLSPLPQARPSAHQVLAHPFFWSRAKQLQFFQDASDWLEKEPEQGPLVTALEAGGAEVVRSDWHKHISVPLHTDLKRFRSYKGTSVRDLLRAVRNKKHHYRELPAEVRQALGPVPDSFVQYFTNRFPRLLLHTYHALRSCASESLFLPYYPPASGAQALSLGAAGS is encoded by the exons ATGGCGAGCGCGGCCCGGGGATCCGGCCCTTGGTCCCCGTTCCTGCTGCAGCTCGCGGCGCTGCTCGGGACGCTCGAGCCACAG GTTCAGACCTTCACGCCAGAGAACCTCCTGTTCGTGTCCACCCTGGATGGAAGTCTCCACGCACTGATCAAGCAGACAGGGGACTTGAAGTGGACGCTGAAAGAAG ATCCCATCATCCAGGGGCCCATGTACGTCACAGA GACAGCCTTTCTCTCAGACCCAGCTGATGGCAGCCTGTACATCTTGGGGACGCAAAAACAACAGGGATTAATG AGACTGCCGTTCACCATCCCTGAGCTGGTTCATGCCTCCCCCTGTCGCAGCTCTGACGGCGTCTTCTATACAG GCCGGAAGCAGGATGCCTGGTTTGTGGTGGACCCTGAATCAGGGAAGACGCAGATGACCCTGACCACAGAGCGACCCTCTACCCCCCGCCTCTACATCGGCCGGACGC AGTACACGGTCACCATGCAtgaccccagggccccagccctGTGCTGGAACACCACCTACCGCCGCTACGCAGCAGCCCCCGTGGACGGCTCACCTGGGAAAT ACACGAGCTACCTGGCATCCTGTGGGATGGGCCTGCTGCTAACGGTGGACCCAGGAAGCGGGGCGGTGCTGTGGACCCAGGACTTAGGCGTACCTGTGGTGGGCGTCTACACATGGCACCAGGACAGCCTGCGCCAGCTGCCCCATCTCACACTGGCTCGGGACACCCTGCACTTCCTTGCCCTCCGCTGGGGCCACATCCAACTGCCCGCCTCAGGCCCCCAGGACACCGCCACTCACTTCTCTGCCTTAGACACCCAGCTGCT GATGACGCTGTATGTGGGGAAGGATGAAGCTGGCTTCTATGTGTCTAAAGCACTGGTTCACACAGGGGTGGCCCTAGTG CCTCGTGGACTGACCCTGGCCCCCACGGATGGCCCTACCACAGATGAGGTGACACTCCAAGTCTCAGGAGAGCGAGAGGGCTCACCTAGCACTGCTGTCAGATACCCCTCAGGCAGTACGGCCCTCCCTagccagtggcttctcattg GACACCATGAGCCACCCCCAGTCCTGCACACGACCATGCTGAGATTCCATCCCACCCCAGGGAGTGGGACTTCTGGGACCAGACCCTCAGGGGGCACCCAGGCCCCAGCTCTCTTCTTGGAG CTCCTGAGCCTGAGCCGGGAGGAACCTTCGAACCTGGAGCTGCATCCTGAAGAGAAAACCCCAGACCTGCATCCAGGACTGGGACCCCAAGACCTGCTGGCAGCCAGCCTCACTGCTCTCCTCCTGGGAGGATGGATTCTCTTCCTGATGAGGCAG cagcaacagcagctggCAGAGAAGCAGTGGCAGCAGGCCTCCCTGGCACCTGCAGGCCCGTCTCACATCTCACAGGATGCTCAGTCTCAGCCCTCCGGGGCCACCCCACGGAGCCGCAAGAGGTTTCAAAACCCCCCAGAGCAAGACCAGCCACTCGAAGACCCTGAAG ccgaGCAGCTCACCGTGGTGGGGAAGATTTCCTTCAATCCCAAGGACGTGCTGGGCCGCGGGGCAGGCGGGACTTTCGTTTTCCG GGGACAGTTCGAGGGGCGGGCCGTGGCGGTCAAGCGGCTCCTCCGTGAGTGCTTCGGCCTGGTCCGGCGGGAGGTGCAGATGCTGCAGGAGTCTGACAGGCACCCCAACGTGCTCCGCTACTTCTGCACCGAGCGGGGACCGCAGTTCCACTACATCGCCCTGGAGCTCTGCCGGGCCTCGCTGCGGGAG TACGTGGAACACCCGGAGACGGACCGCTGGGGCCTGGAGCCCGGGATGGCGCTGCAGCAGCTGATGGCGGGCCTGGCCCACCTGCATTCCTTACACATAG TGCACCGGGACCTGAAGCCCGGCAACGTCCTCATTACGGGGCCCGACAGCCAGGGCCAAGGCAGAGTGGTCCTCTCAGACTTTGGCCTCTGCAAGAAGCTGCCCGCTGGCCGCTGCAGCTTCAGCCTCCATTCAGGCGTCCCCGGTACAGAAGGCTGGATGGCGCCCGAGCTCCTGCAGCTCCTGCCCCCAGACAGCCCC ACCAGCGCAGTGGACATATTCTCTGCAGGCTGCGTGTTCTACTATGTGCTTTCCAGTGGCAGCCACCCCTTCGGAGAGAGTCTTTATCGCCAGGCAAACATCCTTGCAGGCTCTCCCTGCCTGGCTCACCTGGAGGAAGAGGCCCACG ACAAGGTCGTTGCCTGGAACCTGGTGGAGGCCATGCTGAGCCCCCTGCCACAGGCTCGTCCCTCTGCTCACCAGGTGCTGGCCCACCCCTTCTTTTGGAGCAGAGCCAAGCAGCTCCAGTTCTTCCAG GACGCCAGCGACTGGCTGGAGAAGGAGCCTGAGCAGGGGCCGCTGGTGACGGCGCTGGAGGCGGGTGGTGCCGAGGTGGTCCGGAGTGACTGGCACAAGCACATCTCGGTGCCGCTGCACACAG ATCTGAAGAGGTTCCGGTCGTATAAGGGGACGTCGGTGCGAGACCTGCTCCGTGCTGTGAGAAACAAG AAGCATCACTACAGGGAGCTCCCGGCCGAGGTACGGCAGGCGCTGGGCCCTGTCCCTGACAGCTTCGTCCAGTACTTCACAAACCGCTTCCCACGGCTGCTGCTCCACACGTACCATGCCCTGAGGAGCTGCGCCTCTGAGAGCCTCTTCCTGCCCTACTATCCGCCGGCCTCAGGGGCCCAGGCGCTGAGCCTGGGAGCTGCTGGGAGCTGA